The following coding sequences are from one Geothrix sp. window:
- the flgK gene encoding flagellar hook-associated protein FlgK, whose translation MPGLNASLYLGLSGLQAQQAALGVVGQNIANVNTPGYTRQRADLSSNLSLTEGQLYFGTGVSLTSIQGVRDRFLDLQIYRETAKQSGASERFAGLNAISTSLVDTGTSGIGAQVQAFFQGFQDLSAQPESAALRTNLVNKAQGLVSALKTRYQLLEDQRNNADQAVGSLVTEVNTLTDQIASLNQRIMTETVPGANNDARDQRKALTDKLSALVGINVFEGAKGEYQITLDSGTGVLVSGTSSYQLKTAPGGALDGKSSVLLDVGVPPLDVTSGIKDGQLGAKLDLRDNLLPGFQRQLDQLAAGIVQGVNQLHRTGYAADGVTNAASAPPHPPLAFNNYFFVGNPANANNPGLPTGVDFTGNYKGMVSNLAIDPNIVMDSSLIAAAGAGGAKGDNANALAMAALQTAAGTVDLDGNGVGDSGTTYSNVVGNLISDVGNKVQLYDTQTTAQQNLLTALQNQRDSLSGVNLDEEASSMMTLQRGYQASARFISVINQLTDQLVNQFGR comes from the coding sequence ATGCCCGGATTGAATGCCAGCCTCTACCTTGGGCTTTCCGGCCTCCAGGCCCAGCAGGCCGCGCTGGGCGTCGTCGGCCAGAACATCGCGAACGTGAACACTCCCGGGTACACCCGGCAGCGGGCCGATCTTTCCTCCAACCTCTCGCTCACCGAAGGGCAGCTCTATTTCGGCACCGGGGTCTCCCTGACTTCGATTCAGGGCGTTCGCGATCGGTTCCTGGACCTCCAGATCTATCGGGAAACCGCCAAACAATCCGGTGCCTCCGAGCGGTTCGCGGGCCTGAACGCGATCTCCACCAGCCTCGTCGATACCGGCACCTCCGGGATCGGGGCCCAGGTTCAGGCCTTCTTCCAGGGATTCCAGGACCTGTCGGCCCAGCCGGAGAGCGCTGCCCTCCGGACCAATCTGGTCAACAAGGCGCAGGGGCTGGTTTCCGCCTTGAAGACCCGGTACCAGCTGCTGGAGGACCAGCGGAACAATGCCGATCAGGCCGTGGGAAGCCTGGTGACCGAAGTGAACACGCTGACCGATCAGATCGCCAGCTTGAACCAGCGCATCATGACCGAGACCGTTCCGGGCGCCAACAACGATGCGCGGGACCAAAGGAAGGCCCTGACGGACAAGCTTTCGGCGCTGGTCGGCATCAATGTCTTCGAGGGTGCCAAGGGGGAATACCAGATCACCCTGGATTCCGGTACGGGTGTGCTGGTCAGCGGGACGAGTTCGTACCAGCTAAAGACCGCCCCCGGTGGAGCCCTGGACGGAAAATCGAGTGTCTTGCTGGATGTGGGAGTCCCCCCTCTGGATGTCACCTCAGGCATCAAGGATGGCCAGCTGGGGGCGAAGCTCGACCTGCGCGACAACCTCCTGCCTGGCTTCCAGCGGCAGCTGGATCAGCTGGCCGCGGGCATCGTGCAGGGCGTGAACCAGCTGCACCGGACCGGTTACGCCGCGGACGGCGTCACCAACGCGGCTTCGGCGCCACCCCACCCGCCGCTGGCCTTCAACAACTATTTCTTCGTCGGCAATCCCGCCAACGCCAACAATCCGGGGCTTCCCACGGGGGTCGACTTCACCGGCAACTACAAGGGCATGGTGAGCAACCTCGCCATCGATCCGAACATCGTGATGGATTCCTCGCTGATTGCCGCGGCCGGCGCGGGCGGGGCGAAGGGCGACAACGCCAACGCCCTGGCCATGGCCGCCCTGCAGACGGCAGCGGGCACGGTCGACCTGGATGGCAATGGAGTCGGGGACTCGGGTACCACCTACAGCAACGTGGTCGGGAACCTGATCAGCGACGTGGGAAACAAGGTCCAGCTCTACGACACTCAGACCACGGCTCAGCAGAACCTGCTGACGGCTCTCCAGAATCAGCGTGACAGCCTCTCGGGGGTGAACCTCGACGAAGAGGCTTCGAGCATGATGACGCTCCAGAGGGGCTACCAGGCCTCGGCGCGCTTCATCAGCGTCATCAACCAGCTCACGGATCAATTGGTGAACCAGTTCGGCCGATAA
- a CDS encoding flagellin N-terminal helical domain-containing protein encodes MSFRTASTTQQRQSLMDLQRTQERLAQNQTRITTGSRITGPGDDPTASAAILDFNNSIQVNTQFIKQADAALSYLTPSENNVASAIEATMRLQELAVGGSTASISELDAIRSNLLSMANAQSQGKYLFAGTATDTKPFVLANPNDPTSQITYQGNSGQIKVNLDANATNPNQVSTNIPGDSVFFGAGGLGSSTDIFQAITDLKAAFTANNPAAVKTVSANLNLILANLNKAQADLGGRQAGLTNLKDTYANFNATLEGLQSAQEATDYPKVMTEVTADETMQSATLSTMAKANKVNLFDYLT; translated from the coding sequence ATGTCCTTCCGAACCGCCAGTACAACCCAGCAGCGTCAGAGCCTGATGGACCTCCAGCGCACCCAGGAGCGGCTGGCTCAGAATCAGACCCGGATCACCACCGGTAGCCGCATCACCGGCCCCGGCGACGATCCCACCGCCTCCGCCGCGATCCTGGACTTCAACAACTCCATCCAGGTGAATACCCAGTTCATCAAACAGGCCGATGCGGCGCTCTCCTACCTGACGCCATCCGAGAACAACGTGGCATCGGCCATCGAAGCGACCATGAGGCTTCAGGAACTGGCGGTCGGTGGGTCGACGGCGTCGATCTCGGAGTTGGATGCCATCCGCTCCAACCTGCTCTCCATGGCGAATGCCCAATCCCAGGGGAAGTACCTGTTCGCCGGCACTGCGACGGACACCAAGCCCTTCGTGCTGGCCAACCCCAACGACCCCACCTCACAGATCACCTACCAGGGGAATTCCGGCCAGATCAAGGTGAACTTGGATGCGAATGCCACCAATCCCAACCAGGTCAGCACGAACATCCCGGGTGACTCTGTCTTCTTCGGTGCAGGGGGCCTGGGTTCCAGCACAGACATCTTCCAGGCCATCACCGACCTCAAGGCTGCCTTCACTGCCAACAATCCGGCTGCGGTGAAGACGGTTTCCGCAAACCTGAACCTCATTCTCGCCAACCTGAACAAGGCGCAGGCCGATCTCGGGGGCCGTCAGGCGGGGCTTACGAATCTCAAGGATACGTATGCCAATTTCAACGCCACCCTCGAGGGTCTGCAGTCCGCCCAGGAGGCGACCGACTATCCGAAGGTGATGACCGAAGTCACGGCTGATGAGACGATGCAGTCGGCGACCTTGAGCACCATGGCCAAAGCGAACAAGGTGAACCTCTTCGATTACCTGACCTGA
- the trmFO gene encoding methylenetetrahydrofolate--tRNA-(uracil(54)-C(5))-methyltransferase (FADH(2)-oxidizing) TrmFO, translating into MIHIIGAGLAGSEAAWQLASRGHSVQITEMRPQWTTPAHTTDRAAEMVCSNSFKSDDPNSATGILKAEMHRMDSLILRCAEATRVPAGNSLAVDRDLFSSAVTETLKNHPNIAWVEAQVSVPNLRHPTILATGPLTSDPLAEWLARITGSGCLHFYDAIAPIVERDSIDMEIAWKASRYDKGGADFINCPLDQLQYDAFLDALLSAERVPLHEVDTPYFEACLPIEVMADRGRETLRHGPMKPVGLDNPRTGRWPHAIVQLRQDTLAGEHFNLVGFQTRLKWGAQKEVFRLIPGLAHAEFARFGSIHRNTYLQAPSLLDATLAVKPVPNLWVAGQLAGVEGYLESAAAGLAAAHFVDRATRGEAPLPFPRDTVLGSLLHYLAHSSSKDFGPTNAMLGLLPAIPEDALDVRGLKRAGGLRAVKAAKGEVHRKRALTSLERHLGSLGQVR; encoded by the coding sequence TTGATCCACATCATCGGTGCAGGATTGGCTGGGTCCGAGGCCGCCTGGCAACTGGCTTCCCGCGGTCATTCCGTTCAGATCACGGAAATGCGGCCGCAATGGACCACGCCGGCACACACGACCGATCGGGCAGCGGAGATGGTCTGCTCGAACTCGTTCAAGAGCGACGATCCGAACTCCGCCACCGGAATTCTGAAGGCGGAGATGCATCGGATGGATTCCCTGATCCTGCGCTGCGCCGAAGCCACGCGCGTGCCGGCCGGCAACAGCCTCGCCGTGGATCGGGATCTGTTCTCCTCCGCAGTGACCGAGACGCTGAAGAATCATCCGAACATCGCGTGGGTGGAGGCTCAGGTCTCGGTTCCCAACCTTCGTCATCCGACCATCCTCGCCACCGGCCCCCTGACCTCAGACCCCTTGGCTGAATGGCTCGCCAGGATCACCGGAAGCGGATGCCTGCATTTCTACGATGCCATCGCCCCCATCGTCGAACGGGACAGCATCGACATGGAGATCGCCTGGAAGGCCTCCCGGTATGACAAGGGTGGTGCTGACTTCATCAATTGTCCCCTTGATCAGCTGCAGTACGATGCCTTCCTGGATGCCCTGCTCTCAGCTGAACGGGTTCCCCTGCACGAGGTGGATACGCCCTACTTCGAGGCCTGCCTGCCCATCGAGGTCATGGCGGACCGCGGGCGGGAGACCCTCCGCCACGGCCCCATGAAACCCGTGGGTCTGGACAACCCGAGGACCGGGCGCTGGCCCCATGCCATCGTCCAATTGCGGCAGGACACGCTGGCCGGAGAGCACTTCAACCTGGTCGGATTCCAGACCCGTCTGAAGTGGGGCGCGCAGAAGGAGGTCTTCAGGCTCATTCCGGGACTGGCCCATGCGGAGTTCGCGCGCTTCGGCAGCATCCACCGCAATACCTACCTCCAGGCGCCATCCCTTCTGGATGCGACACTCGCTGTCAAGCCGGTTCCAAACCTGTGGGTGGCGGGGCAGCTCGCCGGCGTGGAGGGCTACCTGGAATCCGCGGCGGCCGGGCTGGCCGCCGCCCACTTCGTGGATCGCGCGACCCGCGGCGAGGCACCTCTGCCCTTCCCCCGTGACACGGTCCTGGGCAGCCTCCTTCACTACCTGGCCCATTCCTCCAGCAAGGATTTCGGCCCGACCAACGCGATGCTGGGGTTGCTGCCGGCCATTCCAGAGGATGCCTTGGACGTGCGCGGCCTGAAACGGGCGGGCGGACTCCGGGCCGTCAAGGCCGCCAAAGGCGAGGTCCATCGCAAGAGGGCCCTCACCTCCCTGGAGAGGCACCTCGGCAGCCTGGGTCAGGTCAGGTAA